The following proteins come from a genomic window of Miscanthus floridulus cultivar M001 chromosome 2, ASM1932011v1, whole genome shotgun sequence:
- the LOC136538673 gene encoding uncharacterized protein, which yields MDSRNAAAAAAPLPLYPPALLSLPDLDRPPAVMEMWELEAVAASLPAKKRRLRETFDRLAACSPTPLPFRWEDLDTYISSLQYSVTLRHRQLRELEKSKPAPALAPAPAAMSLLPVTGAGDVGQVRVLEKTRPAPAPVLPAVLVLPATDGDVHELRAHVKSKPVQPQPPVLGGPAVVAASAPAATGVHVEEGRKRKTSIQEAEEVHVAKRTTHTQEGQASEMRWRKIQEDAAVKEKTSPSHDSNGKELMPVPQGDDDNGLVAEANASTDATVQVNPVSKVAVLQPELPGPATARDATNRVRAAGVPNSAGLQRSRPPRPVPASGSAASAAAVTGRDLEKSKRRKVSSLEVEAARKKVQTQHAVREVERRHESHDSVLTTKNIPSHDGGEAKASPRRPDPGSGSGLPITAVTATAQVDADPSNSGRIRHEPPATMPHASNATSQAVPPNYEVPDVEMEIVQPKEMPQVLKEDASMLAKKAYQTQVTIKSVEADKVSTLPLGCSNGHAQAGAGAATAMPQVAAAAGATVCKSSPTVTCDTPNLVQASAPAPKSAGVPAATRDAPASHATRRAPPAAGSQQDASDVSPVPVPPRGGNGLAQSSRVSAGAGTQTDSARDSALVRQGAPAAGAAPAPARRDLSATNPVPASRREHTGPSEASAPPNAGKHVLQQQHMPKHEPISSPKKQQEWSSKNHGGRPTGSRPVPEAQDAAAQRSWSRPGEGRGGGLPVPAARGLRGDDNNRNKDSNKAKRPLFCDKCGCKGHVAENCHTAKHLVVLYQKEKEEREKEQKHICYRCGCTGHWSRNCRTAKHLVDLYQKDRAAKRVAGLLQE from the coding sequence ATGGACTCGcgaaacgccgccgccgccgccgctccactGCCCCTGTACCCTCCCGCTCTACTGTCGCTTCCGGATCTCGACCGCCCGCCGGCGGTCATGGAGATGTGGGAGCTGGAGGCAGTCGCCGCCTCGCTCCCGGCCAAGAAGCGGCGTCTGCGGGAGACCTTCGACCGCCTGGCCGCCTGCTCCCCGACGCCGCTCCCCTTCCGCTGGGAGGATCTCGACACGTACATCTCCTCCCTCCAGTACTCCGTTACCCTCCGACACCGCCAGCTCCGGGAACTCGAAAAGTCCAAGCCTGCCCCAGCGCTTGCCCCCGCTCCGGCCGCAATGTCCCTGCTGCCCGTCACCGGCGCCGGCGACGTCGGCCAGGTGCGGGTCCTTGAAAAAACAcggcctgcccctgcccctgtTCTTCCCGCCGTCTTGGTGCTTCCGGCCACAGACGGTGACGTCCACGAGCTTCGGGCCCACGTGAAGTCGAAACCCGTCCAACCTCAGCCTCCTGTGCTAGGCGGTCCCGCCGTCGTCGCTGCCTCCGCGCCGGCTGCCACCGGTGTCCACGTCGAGGAGGGAAGGAAAAGGAAGACGTCTATTCAGGAGGCGGAGGAAGTCCACGTGGCGAAGCGTACGACGCATACACAGGAGGGCCAAGCATCAGAGATGCGGTGGCGAAAGATCCAGGAGGATGCAGCGGTGAAGGAGAAGACGTCTCCGTCGCACGACAGCAACGGCAAGGAGTTGATGCCGGTTCCTCAAGGCGACGACGACAATGGCCTCGTGGCGGAGGCGAACGCGAGCACGGACGCCACAGTGCAGGTGAATCCCGTCAGCAAGGTCGCCGTCCTGCAGCCGGAGCTCCCTGGACCTGCCACGGCGCGCGATGCCACGAACCGTGTGCGGGCTGCTGGCGTCCCGAACTCCGCTGGCCTGCAACGAAGTCGTCCGCCCCGTCCCGTCCCAGCCTCTGGCTCCGCAGCGTCCGCGGCGGCTGTCACCGGCAGGGATCTGGAGAAGAGCAAGAGGCGGAAGGTGTCCAGTCTGGAGGTGGAGGCTGCCAGAAAGAAGGTGCAGACGCAACACGCCGTGCGTGAGGTTGAACGACGACACGAGTCACACGACTCGGTGCTCACCACCAAGAACATCCCCTCTCACGATGGTGGTGAGGCCAAGGCGAGCCCGCGTCGCCCTGACCCCGGCAGCGGCAGTGGCCTCCCGATCACGGCCGTCACGGCCACAGCGCAGGTGGATGCAGATCCCAGCAACTCCGGCAGAATTCGGCACGAGCCCCCTGCCACGATGCCCCACGCCTCCAACGCCACTAGCCAGGCGGTGCCTCCCAACTATGAGGTGCCCGACGTGGAGATGGAGATAGTGCAACCGAAGGAGATGCCGCAGGTGCTCAAAGAGGACGCGTCAATGTTAGCCAAGAAGGCATATCAAACACAAGTCACCATCAAGTCCGTGGAGGCCGACAAGGTAAGTACACTTCCTCTAGGCTGCAGCAATGGCCATGCACAGGCCGGCGCTGGCGCGGCCACCGCGATGCCGCAGGTAGCTGCCGCTGCGGGCGCCACCGTGTGCAAAAGCTCACCCACCGTGACGTGCGACACCCCAAACCTTGTGCAGGCTAGCGCCCCGGCCCCGAAGAGCGCCGGCGTGCCCGCTGCCACGCGCGACGCCCCGGCCTCGCACGCCACTCGACGTGCACCACCGGCAGCTGGCTCCCAGCAGGACGCCAGTGACGTTAGTCCAGTTCCAGTTCCTCCACGTGGAGGCAACGGTCTTGCTCAGTCGTCCCGCGTGAGCGCCGGCGCCGGCACGCAGACGGACAGCGCGCGTGATAGCGCCCTTGTCCGACAAGGTGCCCCTGCCGCTGgcgcggcaccggcaccggcacgccGTGATCTAAGCGCCACTAACCCTGTGCCGGCTAGCAGACGGGAACACACTGGCCCTTCGGAGGCCAGTGCTCCCCCGAATGCCGGCAAGCATGTGCTCCAGCAGCAGCACATGCCCAAGCATGAGCCGATTTCTTCACCGAAAAAACAGCAGGAATGGTCTTCCAAAAATCATGGCGGCCGTCCGACGGGCTCTCGACCTGTGCCTGAAGCACAGGACGCTGCTGCTCAGAGGTCGTGGAGCAGGCCCGGCGAGGGGAGAGGCGGTGGACTTCCCGTTCCAGCTGCAAGAGGTCTACGGGGAGACGACAACAACAGAAACAAGGACAGCAACAAAGCAAAGCGACCCCTATTTTGCGACAAGTGCGGATGCAAGGGCCATGTGGCCGAAAATTGTCACACAGCAAAACACCtcgtggtcctctatcagaaggaaaaagaggagagggagaaggagcAGAAACATATTTGCTACAGGTGTGGATGTACAGGCCATTGGTCTCGAAATTGTCGCACAGCAAAACACCTGGTCGACCTGTACCAAAAGGATCGAGCGGCCAAGCGTGTCGCAGGACTTCTTCAGGAATAA
- the LOC136538674 gene encoding large ribosomal subunit protein uL16 has product MGRRPARCYRQIKNKPYPKSRYCRGVPDPKIRIYDVGMKRKGVDEFPYCVHLVSWEKENVSSEALEAARIACNKYMTKSAGKDAFHLRVRVHPFHVLRINKMLSCAGADRLQTGMRGAFGKPQGTCARVDIGQVLLSVRCKDNNAAHASEALRRAKFKFPGRQKIIESRKWGFTKFSRADYLKYKSEGRIVPDGVNAKLLGNHGRLEKRAPGQAFLEAVA; this is encoded by the exons ATGGGCAGAA GGCCTGCGAGATGCTATCGCCAGATCAAGAACAAGCCATACCCCAAGTCCAGGTACTGCCGTGGTGTCCCTGACCCCAAGATCAGGATCTACGATGTTGGGATGAAGAGGAAGGGTGTTGATGAGTTCCCCTACTGTGTGCATCTTGTCTCTTGGGAGAAGGAGAATGTCTCCAGTGAGGCTCTTGAGGCTGCCCGTATCGCCTGCAACAAGTACATGACCAAGTCTGCCGGAAAGGATGCCTTCCACCTTAGGGTCCGGGTTCACCCGTTCCATGTCCTGCGTATCAACAAGATGCTTTCGTGTGCCGGGGCTGATAGGCTCCAGACTGGAATGAGGGGTGCCTTTGGCAAGCCTCAGGGTACCTGTGCTAGGGTGGACATTGGTCAGGTCCTTCTTTCTGTGCGCTGCAAGGACAACAATGCTGCCCATGCTAGCGAAGCCCTGCGTCGTGCCAAGTTCAAGTTCCCTGGCCGCCAAAAGATCATTGAGAGCCGAAAGTG GGGATTCACTAAGTTCAGCCGCGCTGACTACCTGAAGTACAAGAGTGAGGGTAGAATTGTTCCTGATGGTGTCAACGCAAAG CTGCTCGGTAACCACGGCAGACTTGAGAAGCGTGCTCCTGGGCAAGCTTTCCTCGAGGCCGTTGCTTAA